The following is a genomic window from Mycolicibacterium sp. TY81.
CGCTGGTATGGTCCGATTCGAGCCAGTCGAACCCAACGCGGTTGGGTCAGGGAATCCGGTGCGAAACCGGAACTGACGCGCAGCGGTAAGGAGGACAGGCGGAGCAACGGCCACTGGCCCCACGCGGGCTGGGAAGGCGCTCCGGCCTGGATGATCCCGAGTCCGAAGACCTGCTGGCTCGGGCTCTCGCGGCCTGGCGGCGCGAGGACCCGCCCACGCATGGACTCCGCGACCCGAGTCCCGGATCGGAAGGCGCCGCCGTGTCTCTACGTACCATTGTGCTTGTCGCACTGGTCGTTTCGCTCGTCTGCTCATGTGGCGGACCGCGGGCGACCGGAACTGTCAACGCCGCAGCCGCCGGCTATCCCGTCACGCTGGAGAACTGCGGACGTACGGTGACGGTGAAATCGCCGCCGCAGCGCGCGGTTTCGATCAATCAGCCGGCCAGCGAGCTGCTCCTGGCCCTCGGGCTCGCCGACCGGATGGCCGGTACCTCGTCCTGGAGCGACGACGTCCGGCCGGACCTTGCCGCCGACAACGCCAAAGTGCCTGTGCTGAGCCGCGATTTCCCGTCATTCGAGCGGGTGCTGAAAGAGAAACCCGACTTCGTGTACGCGACGTTCGACTGGTCGTTCACCGATCAGGGTGTCGCCCCGCGCGATCGGTTCGAGCGGCTGGGAGTGCCGACCTACCAGTCCTCCAGCGAGTGCGGCGGTCAGGACGCGGCGCAACAACGCGCGCTGACGCTCGACGACATGTACGCCGAAATCGGTGATGTTGCCAAGGTTTTCGGTGTTGCCGAGCGTGGTGACAAGCTGGTGTCGACGCTGCGGGCGCGCATGGCGACCGCGACGAGCGGCCTCGAGGCCGGCGATACCTCCCTGATGTGGTGGTACGCCGGTACCAGAACGCCGTACATCGCGGGTTGCTGCGGAGCGCCGGGCATCATCACCACGGCGGTGGGGGCGCGCAACGTGTTCGCCGACAACCGGCAGCTGTGGCCGGAGATCTCGTGGGAAGCGATCCTGCAGCGCGATCCGGACGTGCTGGTGCTCGCTGATCTCACCCGCGGCAAGGATGGCGACAGCGTCGCCGACAAGATCAAGTTCCTCGAAACCGACCCGGCAGCAAGCAAGTTGAAGGCCGTGCGGCAGAAGCGGTGGATTGTCTTGCCGGCCAGCGCGATGGATCCGTCGCTGCGCAACGTCGACGCTGTCGAGACCGTCGCGTCCGGGCTGCGTTCATTCGGGCTGGGCGGGAAGTCCTGACGGCCGTGCGTACGGCTGCTATGACGACGTTCGGCCTGGTGGTCCTGGCGCTGTCGATCGCGGCGGCTATGATCATCGGGCCGGCCGACCTCGGCTTCGTCGACGTGTATGCCGTCGTCGCGCAACATGTTTGGGGCCGCCCGGCGGATGTCGCGCCGATCGACGACGGCATCGTCTGGGAGCTGCGGCTGCCACGCGCGCTGTTGGCCGCGATCTGTGGTGCGGGCCTGGGCATCTGCGGCGCGATCCTACAGTCGCTGATGCGCAATCCGCTGGCCGACCCGTTCATGCTGGGCATCTCGTCCGGCGCGTCGACGGGAGCCGTGCTGGTCGTGGTCACGGGTATCGGCGGTGCACTGACGCTGTCGGGTGGTGCGTTCGTCGGTGCGGTGATCGCCTTCGTTCTGGTGCTGGCCCTCGCCGCGGTGTCCGGCGGCGGGCAGGACCGCGTGCTGCTGGCCGGTGTCGCTGGCACCCAGCTCTTTTCCGCGGCCACGGCAATGGTGGTGTTCTCGTCGGCCGACACGCAACAGACGCGCGGGGTGCTGTTCTGGTTGCTCGGCTCGCTGGCGGGGGCCGGCTGGTCTCAGGTGGCGCTGTGCGGTGCCGTGTGCGCGGCCTGCCTGGCGATCTGCTGGCTGCAGTCAGATGCCTTGGACGCGTTCGCCTTCGGTCGTGATGCGGCCGCCGCGTTGGGTGTCTCGGTGCGGCGCGTCCGCGCCGTCTTGTTGGCGACGACGGCGCTCCTGACGGCCGTGCTGGTGAGTGCCGCCGGCGCCATCGGATTCGTCGGGCTGGTGTTGCCGCACGCGGCGCGGATGATCGTCGGGCCATCGCACCGGCGGCTGCTACCGGTCACGGCGGTCGCCGGCGCGATCTTCCTGGTGTGGGTCGACGCGGCGGCCCGCACGGTGTTTGCGCCGCAGGAATTGCCGGTCGGCGTGGTGACCGCGCTCGTCGGTGTGCCGATCTTCATGTGGATTCTCGCTCGGCGCAGGAGGATTCGATGACGGGCGCGCTCACCGCGGAGTCCGTCTGCTGGACGGCCGGCGGGCGGCTCGTCATCGACGGGGTCTCGCTGGCCGTGGCGGACGGCGAGACGCTGGGGCTGCTCGGGCCCAACGGCGCCGGCAAGTCGTCGCTGTTGCGCCTGCTCGCCGGATTGCGGCAGCCCGACGCCGGCGCCGTGCTGCTCGACGGCCGACGGCTCGCCGATCTTCGTCGTCGTGCGGTGGCGCAACGCGTCGCGGTGGTCGAACAGCAGGTCAGCACCGAGCTGGACCTGACCGTCGAACAGATCGTGCGCCTGGGCCGAATTCCGCACCGTGGCATCTGGTCTGGCGACACCGCGGCCGACGGCCACGCCGTCGAGCGTGCCCTGGCACAGACCGAGACGACCGCCATGCGCGACCGGGATTGGCGCACGCTGTCCGGTGGCGAACAGCAGCGGGTACAGATCGCCCGGGCCCTCGCGCAGGAGCCCCGCGAACTGCTGCTCGACGAACCCACCAATCACCTCGACATCCGGCACCAGTTCGAGCTGTTGGCACTCATCCGCGCGCTGCCCGTGACAGCGGTGGTGACGCTGCACGACCTGACGCTGGCGGCACTGTTCTGCGACCGGCTCGTCGTGCTCGACGAGGGGCGGGTCGTCGCGGCAGGGACCCCCGCCGAAGTCCTCACCGCCGAACTGATTTCGGCGGTCTACGGCGTCGCGGCGCGGGTCACGGTCGATGACACCGGCCGCCCGTCGATCCAGCTGCTCCCGCCTTAACTCGCGAGCTGCTCGCGGAAGTTGCCGCCGTGACGCCGAGCGTCTGGTCGCGCCGAACGTGAAGTGGATAGCCGGATTTCGATCTCAAAGTCAATCGATTAGTGCAACGTGGCTAGGCGGCTTGGTTCAAGAGCGCGGCTAGGCGTTGGGCTGGGGTGTCCAGATCGAGAGTGGGTCGGGGACGCTTGTTGAGGGTGTCCTGGATACGGGTGAGGTCGGCTTTGGTGTGCACGCTCAGGTCGGTGCCTTTTTCGAACCAGAACCGCAGCAGCCGGTTGGTGTTCTCGTTGCTCCCGCGCTGCCAGGGTGAGTGCGGATCGCAGAAGTAGACCGGCGCCTTGAGCGCCAGTTTGATGTCACGCCAGTTCGCCATCTCGCTGCCGCGGTCCCAGGTGATGCTGCGGCGCAGGTGTTCGGGCAGCTCACTCATCGCCGCGATCATCGCCGCGGCCACCGAGTCGGCGGTGTGATCGTCGGGTAGGTGCAACAAGATGGTGAACCGGGTGCTGCGTTCGACCAGGGTGCCGATCGCGCTGCCGCCGCGAGTACCCAGGATCAGGTCGCCTTCCCAATGTCCCGGCACGGCACGGTCATTGGCCTCGGCTGGCCGGTCACTGATGGTGAACACATCGGTGAACTTGCCGCGGCGTTCGGTGTGGTCGCGGGGCTTGCGGGCGGCCCGTTTGGTGGACAGGCACTTGTTCAGATCAGCGCGCAGTTGGCCACGGCCCTGCACGTAAAGGCACTGGTAGATGGTTTCGTGGCTCACGCGTTTGAGCCTGTCATGCGGGTGATCGCGGGCCAACATCTCGGCGATCAGTTTCGGGCTCCACCCGTCATCCATCCACGTTTCGATGGCGGCGCACAGCGCGGTGTCGTTGAGTTTGAACGCTTTTGGTCGGTGTGACCTCTGCGCCGCCCGCCCGTGTGCCATCCGGGCGTGGTAGTCGCCGTCGGCATTGCTGTTGCGCCGCACCTCACGCCAGATGACGCTGCGGTGGCGGCCGATCTGCGTACCGATCTGCTCATAAGTCAGGCCAGCATCGCGGCCCCGCATGATCGCGATGCGCTCATCGAGACTGAGCCGATGCCCCCGTCCACCGGGCCGATCGGGAACGCCGGCCTCGGCCAGCCCGTGCATGCCGCTGCCCATGATCAGTTTCATCGCACCAGCGTTGCGCCACCACACCCACGCCGAGGTCGTCGACACACCCATCGCCTTGGCCGTCTCGATTAATGGAGCGCCCTGACACACCCGGTCAAACAACTCCCGCCGGGTCTGCTTCGAATGCGGATACCCACTGGGCACGACAACCTCCCAAATCAATGGATGTTGTCTTGACCGTATGAATCTGCCGATGGAATCTCGCCATCAACTTCACGTTCGGCGCATTGGTGGCCTCTGTCTGCCGACCAACATGTCTCGCCTGGAGCCGTCAACTTTCCCTGACAGTCAAGGAAAGTCGACGGCTCCAAATCGCAAGTGCCACAGGAGAGCCGACACGCCCGGGCGCCTGAAGCGCCCGCGTCGAGCTACAGCTCGGTGACCGTCGCCGTCAGGTGCGGGTAGCCCTTCGACAGGTTGCGCAGCGCCAGCTCCCAGCCGCCCTCAATCGGTTCGACGTACAGCCCCACCTTGGCGGGCAGCAGCACCGGCTTGCCGAACTTGACCGAATACTTGACCGCATCCGGCAACTGGCCCTCGATGTTGGCCAGAACCGCTGCGGCACTGAACATCCCGTGCGCGATGGCGGTCGGGAAGCCGAACAGCTTGGCGCCGATCGAGCTGGTGTGGATCGGGTTGTGGTCGCCACCGACATCGGCGTAGTGCCGAATCTGGCCCGGTGTGATGCTGATGACCGCGTTGGGCGGCGGCAGCTTCGGCTGCTTCACCGGCTCCGGCTTCGGCTCACCCGACAGGCTGGTCCGCTGCTGGTGCAGGAACGTGGTGATCTGGTTCCACACCAGGTCATTGCCGACCTTGACGTCCGTGATGATGTCGACCAGCAGGCCCTTGCGGTGCTCGCGCAGGTTCTCCGCGCGCACCGCGATGTCCAGTTCGTCGGTCACCTTGATGGGCCGGTGCTGGGTGATGTGGTTCTCGATGTGCACCGAACCCATTGCGGCGAACGGGAAATCGAACCCGGTGACCAGCGACATCATGGTCGGGAAGGTCAGCGCGAACGGGTACGTCAGCGGCACGGTGTCGCCGAACCGCAGCCCGGTCACCGCGGCGTACTCGGCGACATTCTTCGGGTCGATGGTCAGGCCCGACACCGTCACGGTGCGGGCCGGCAAGGTGGAACCCCGCGACACGAACGGCAGCGCACCCGCCACCGCCCGCGCCATGTTCAACAATCCGTTCGGTTGCGCCATGACTACTGCCTCCTGTTCTTCGCGCAAGCGCTCATCACGCGCCCAACAGGGCCTGGCCGCAGACCCGAATCGTGTTGCCGGTCACGGCATTCGAGGCGGGGCTGGCGAAGTAGGCGATCAGCTCGGCGACGTCGACCGGCAGGCCGCCCTGGAACAGCGAGTTGAGGCGGCGGCCCACCTCGCGGGTGGCCAGCGGGATGGCGTCGGTCATCTTGGTCTCGATGAAGCCCGGCGCGACGGCGTTGATGGTGACGCCCTTCTCGCCGAACACCGGGGCGAACGCGTCGGTCATGCCGATCATGCCGGCCTTGGTGGCGGCGTAGTTGGTCTGGCCGCGGTTACCGGCGATACCGGCCATCGACGACAGGCCCACGATGCGTCCGCCCTCGCCGATGGTGCCGTTCTCCACCAGCCCCTGCGCAAGACGTTGCGGCGCAAGCAGGTTCACGGCGATGACCGAGTCCCAGCGGGCGTCGTCCATGTTGGCGAGCAGCTTGTCGCGGGTGATGCCGGCGTTGTTGACGAGGACGTCGGCCTTGCCACCGTGGTGCTCGGTGAGATGCGCGACGATCTGGGCGACGGCGTCGTCGGCCGTCACGTCCAGGGCCAGCGCGGTGCCACCGACCGCGGCGGCGGTCTCGGCCAGTGCGTCAGCGGCCTGCGGGACGTCGATGGCGACGACGGACGCGCCGTCGCGCGCGAACACGCGGGCGATCTCGGCGCCGATGCCGCGGGCGGCACCGGTCACGAGTGCGACCTTCCCGGCCAGCGGCTTGTCCCAGTCGGCCGGGGCGACGGAGTCGGCGGCGCCGACGTAGAACACCTGGCCGTCGACGTACGCCGACTTGCCCGACAGCAGGAAGCGGATGGTCGACTCGATGCCCGAGGCGGCGGGCGCGGCCTTGGCCGACAGGTAGACGAGCCCGATGGTGGCGCCGCGCTGCAGCTCCTTGCCGAGCGAGCGGGTGAAGCCTTCGAGGGCACGCTGGGCGATGCGCTCATCGATGCTGTCGGTCTCGTCGGGCGTGGTGCCGACGACGACGACGCGGCTGTTGGCGGCGAGGTTGCGCAGCACGGGGGTGAAGAACTGGTGGAGCTGCTTGAGCTGCTCGGGCTTGGTGATGCCGGTGGCGTCGAACAGCAGGCCACCGAACGAGTCGGCCCAGCGGCCGCCGACGTTGTTGCCCACGAGGTCGTAGTCGTCGGCGAGGGCCGCGCGCAGCGGCTCGGCCACGCGGCCTTCGCCACCGATCAGGAGGGGGCCGGCCAGCGGGGGCTCGCCGGCCTTGTAGCGGCGCAGCGGCTGGGGCTGGGGTACGCCGAGCTGCTTGGCCAGGAACGAACCGGGACCGGAGGTGAGGACTTGGGAGAGGACGTCAGCCATTGCGGACCTTTCTGCGGACGTATGTCGTATAGACGGAACCGTCTTGTCAGAGACGAACTTACTCCAGAGTAAGAACGGTGGGTAATATAGGCGTCAAGCAACATCTTGCCTCAGTCATCCAACGTCAAACCGAACTGGAGAAAAACCGTGGCCGAGACCAACAGCCGCCGCCGCGTGGCAGTCCTGGGTGGTAACCGCATTCCCTTCGCGCGATCCGATGGCGCGTACGCAAACGCCTCCAACCAGGACATGTTCACCGCGGCTCTGGACGGTCTGATCGACCGCTTCAACCTCAAGGGCGAGAAGCTCGACATGGTGATCGGCGGCGCCGTCCTCAAGCACAGCCGTGATTTCAATCTCATGCGTGAATGTGTGCTGGGCACCTCGCTGTCGCCGTACACGCCGGCCTTCGACCTGCAGCAGGCCTGTGGCACCGGTCTGCAGTCGGCCATCGCGGCCGCTGACGGCATTGCTGCCGGCCGCTACCAGGTGGCCGCGGCCGGTGGCGTCGACACCGCGTCGGACGCGCCCATCGCCCTCGGCAACGACCTGCGCCGCGTGCTGCTGAGCCTGCGCCGTGCCAAGTCGAACGTCGACCGGCTGAAGCTCGTCGGCAAGCTGCCCGCCGCCCTCGGCGTGGACATCCCGGTCAACAGCGAGGCCCGCACCGGCCTGTCGATGGGCGAGCACGCCGCCCAGACCGCCAAGGAGATGGGCGTCAAGCGCACCGACCAGGACGCCCTGGCCGCCGCCAGCCACCAGAACATGGCCGCCGCCTACGACCGCGGCTTCTTCGACGACCTGGTCAGCCCGTTCCTGGGCCTGTACCGCGACAACAACCTGCGGGCCGACTCGTCGACCGAGAAGCTCGCCAAGCTCAAGCCGGTCTTCGGCGTGAAGCTGGGCGACGCCACCATGACCGCCGGCAACTCGACCCCGCTGACCGACGGCGCATCGGTGGCGCTGCTGTCGACCGACGAGTGGGCCGCCGAGCACGACATCCCGGTGCTGGCGTACTTCGTCGACTCCGAGACCGCCGCCGTCGACTACGTCAACGGACCCGACGGCCTGCTCATGGCCCCGACCTACGCCGTGCCGCGCCTGCTGGCCCGCAACGGCCTGACGCTGCAGGACTTCGACTTCTACGAGATCCACGAGGCCTTCGCCTCGGTCGTGCTGGCGACGCTGGCGGCCTGGGAGTCGCCCGAGTACTGCAAGGGCCGCCTGGGCCTGGACGCGCCCTTGGGCTCGATCGACCGGTCGAAGCTCAACGTCAACGGCTCGTCGCTGGCGGCCGGGCACCCGTTCGCCGCGACCGGCGGCCGCATCGTGGCCCAGCTGGCCAAGCAGCTCGCCGAGAAGAAGAAGGAGACCGGCAAGCCGGTGCGCGGCCTGATCTCCATCTGCGCCGCGGGTGGCCAGGGCGTCACGGCCATCCTGGAGGCCTGAGCCTCGAACGTGCGGGAAATGGCCGCTGGACCAGCGGTTTTGCGGCCATTTCCACCAATTTCTCCGGGCCTGTAACGCCCCGCGAAGCCGCAGCGATACCCATAGTGCCTCGTGTTTCCGTCTGACCCCCGACCTGACGGAGGCACGGGGCACTCTCGTTTTTCGTGGGATTTGTGCACGATTTTCCGCGCCGCCCGCGGATTTTCGTGCACAAATCCCTGGCGCACGGGCTTGCGTTCGAGCGCGCTCGAACTCCTAGCGTCAGCGCCATGACAACAGCTACGCCAGCACAGACCTGGGTCATCACCGGAGCCTCGAAGGGTCTCGGACGCGCACTGGCCGAGGCCGCGCTTGCCGGGGGCGATCAGGTCGTCGCCGCAGTCCGCAATCCCGACAGCGTGGCCGACCTGGGCACCGCCTACGGTGACCGCTTCACCGCCGTCGCCTTCGATGCCTGCGATACCAGCGAAGCCGCCACGCTCGTCCAGGCGGCAGTCGACCGTTACGGTGGCCTCGACGTCCTGGTGAACAACGCCGGGCGGGCCATCGTCGGCGCCGCCGAGGAAGTCACCGACGCGCAGCTGCGCGACCTGATGGACCTGCATCTGTTCGGTCCCGCCGCCCTGGTGCGCGCGGCATTACCGGTCATGCGGGCGCAGGGCAGCGGGACGATCGTCCAGATGAGCAGTCAGGGCGGCCGGATGTCGTTCCCCGGCGTCTCGACGTACTCGGCGTCGAAGTTCGCTCTGGAGGGCTGGTCGGAGGCCTTGGCCGGCGAGGTCGCGCCGTTCGGGATCCGGGTGATGCTGGTCGAGCCGAGCCGGTTCCGCACCGCCTTCAACGCGGCCGACGTGCTCGACTTCACCGACGCCTCGTCGACCTACCGGGACGTCCTGGCTGCGGTCCGCGCCGACATGGCCGGCGCGGACGGGAAGCAGGAAGGCGACCCCGCCGCGGCCGCGCAGATCATCGTCTCCCTGGTCCGCTCCGAGGACGTGCCGCTGCGGCTGCCGCTCGGTGCCGAGGCCGTCGAGCGGCTCTCGGCCACCTACCAACGCGGCCTGGACGAAGTCGGCCAGTGGGCCACGCTGGCCCGCAGCGCCGACTTCGCGGACAGCGCCGCCTCAGCGCGGCCGATCTAGGATCGAGTATGTCCTCCACCGACGAACTGATGAGCAGGGCACTTGCCGCACTCGGCGAGATGGACGGACCGATGTCCATCGAGGTCATCCACCGGCTCGCCGACACCGAGGGCCTCAGCGAGCCCATGACCATTGCCGAGGTCGCCGACCTGCTCGACGTCTCCGCACACACCCTGCGCTATTACGAACGTGCCGGCCTGGTCGAGGTCGACCGCGACAGCAGCGGCCACCGCATATACCCGCCCGAGGCGGTGCGCCGACTCGTCTTCCTGACCCGGATGCGCTTGTCGGGCATGGCCATTCGCGATCTGCAGCACTACATCGCGCTCGTGGACGGCGGAGAGCAGACGGTGCCCGAACGACTCGACATGCTGCTGGAACATCGCGACACCATCCGCCGTCAGATCCGCGAACTCACGCTTTCGCTGGCGGCCACCGAGTACAAGATCGCCACCTACGGTGGCACCACCGGCGACACCTGCTGACGGGGTCTAGAGCAGCGCCGCGAGCACGGCGACGTGGCTGATCGAGACGTCCTTGGCCGAGGTGGTCAGGGTCACCGAACCCATCGATCGCAGCTTGGCCAGCTCCTCCGAGTCGGCCAACTCCGCCTGGTAGTCGGCGGCGAACTTGTCGAACTCGCCGGGATGCGCGTGGTACCACTTGCGCAGTTCGTTCGACGGTGCGACGTGCGGCATCCAAGTGCCGACCCGCGGGTCCTCCTTGGGAATTCCCCTGGGCCACAACCGGTCGACGGTCACCCGGGGCGGCTGGGCGGGATCAACCGGGTCGTACACCCGAGCAGTGTCGATCATTTCGGGTCCTTGTGGATGGCTGCCGGAGCAGGCGGTGGGGTGAACAGGCTGCCTCCGACACTGCCACGCAGCGTCCGTACCGCGACCAGCGCCCAGGTGCACAGCAGAAAGACGTACGCCACGACGGCGGCGACGCGGAACGCCGGCAGCCCGGTGTGTGCGGCGAGTTGCGACGTGCCGGTGACGAACGTGCCGACGGGGAAGGTCAGGCTCCACCACGTCAGTGCAAAGGGCATGCCGCGGCGCATGGTCCGCACCGTCAACGCGCTGGCCAGGCTGATCCACAGCACGGCGAAGCCCCACACCGGGACGCCGAACAGAACCGCGAAGATGTTCATGCCCGACGCCAGCTCCGGGCTGATGGCCGAGGCCGCCGCCGTGCCCAGCAGACCCGCGGCGGTGATGCCCTGCCCCAGCGGACCCAGCACGATCCAGAGTGTCGGCACGCGCGCCGATCCCGAGGTGCCGTAGTGCGCCAGCCGGCTCCAGATCATCGTGATGATGATCAGCGCTGCGATCAGCGACAGCCCGAACATCGCGAAGCAGCCGTAGAACATCGTGGTGCGGGCCGTGCCCGGTGGCAGGTGCGGCAGCAGCAGCGCGCCCGACGCCGCCGACACCATCGGCGGCACGACGGGCATCAGCCAACCACCGAACGCGGCGTCCGGCCCGACCTCCAGCTGCGTGAACATGAGGAACGGGATCGTCATCGCGGTGAACAGGCCGCCGATGGTGCCCGCGGTCCACAGAATCCAGTCGAGGTCGACGGCGAAACGCGTGCCGATCAGGTCCTTACCGATCAGCAGGGCCCCGAGGCCGACGGTCATCAGCGCCATCGGTGCGGCACCGTAGAAGTGCGTCATCTGCGGGTTGCGCACCTGGCTGCGCGCCACCGTGGGGTGACGCACCCACTGCACCGACACCGCGACGATCAGCAGCACGAGCAGGGCGGTGGCGATCACCCAGACGCCTTCGGCAAAGCCCCGGAGCCCCGGCAGATGCACCGGCAGCGACGCGGCCGCGGTGGCGACGATGCCCGTGCCCATCACCGAGGCGAACCAGTTGGGTCCGAAATATTGCAGCCGGGCAGTCTCTGGTCCGTCGGTCGTCATGGTTCGATACTCACAGGTGACCCAAACCGGCCTCAAGGAGCATCCCGTGCAGATCAGCATTTTCGGTTCGTTGAGTGGTCTCAAATCGCCCGTCGACGACACCGTCGCGTACCTCGCCCAGTTGCGTGACGAGGGATTTCGCCGGGCCTGGTTCGCCCAGATGCCTTACGAGCCGGACCTTCTCACGGTGCTCACGGTCGGCCTGCGTGAGGTCGACGGCATCGAGGTCGGCACCGGCGTGCTGCCCATCCAGAATCAGCTCCCGATGCTGTTGGCACAGCGGGCGCTGACCATCAGCCAGATGACGGGCGGCCGCCTGCTGCTCGGGCTCGGCATGACGCACCAGGCCGTCACCGAGGGCATGTGGGGTATCCCGTGGGACAAGCCGGTCCGCCGGCTCAACGAATACCTGGACGGCCTGTTGCCGCTGTTGAACGGCGAGAAGGCCGACGCCACCGGCGAGACGGTGACCACGCGCGGCGCGCTGATCATCCCCGGTGCCCCGACGCCGCCGGTGTACATCGCCGCGCTCGGACCGAAGCTGTTGCAGATCGCCGGACGCCGGTCGTCGGGCACCGTCACCTGGATGACCGGGCCGAAAACCCTTGCGGGCCACGTCGGTCCGACGTTGCGCCAAGCCGCTGCCGACGCCGGCCGCGCCGATGCGGTCCGCGTCGTCGCGGCCATTCCGGTTGCCGTGACCGACGACGTCGACAGCGCCCGCAAGCAGGCCGCCGAGCAGTTCGCCATCTACGGTCACCTGCCGTCGTACCGCGCCATGCTCGACCGTGAGGGCTACGCCGGCCCGGAGGACATCGCGATCATCGGCGACGAGCAGACGGTGCGCGACCGCCTGGCCGAATTGGAAGCCGCCGGGGTCGACGAATACGTCGGCGTGACATTCGACCCGTCGGCCGAAGGCCGGGCCCGCACCCGTGCGGTGCTCAAAAAACTGGAATCCTGAGCAGGTTTGGCAAGGCTTCATTGGCTGGCGGATCGCCGCGCGCCCGCATAGCGTTGCAGGAATGGCGATCTCGTCCCATGACGCCGAGCCCCACGCGGGTTCGGTTGCGTCGAAGCTGAACTGGTTGCGCGCCGGCGTACTCGGTGCCAATGACGGCATCGTGTCGACTGCCGGCATCGTCGTCGGTGTCGCGGCCGCGACGGCCGAGCGCGGGCCGATCTTCACCGCCGGTATGGCTGGTCTGGTGGCCGGCGCGATATCGATGGCGCTGGGCGAGTACGTGTCGGTGAGCTCGCAGCGCGACACCGAACAGGCCTTGCTGGCCAAGGAGAAGCGCGAGCTCAAGGAAGACCCGGCCGCCGAGCTCGATGAATTGGCCGGACTGTTGGAAGGGCGTGGTCTGTCGGTGTCGACGGCGCGGACCGCGGCCGAGGAACTGACCGACCACAACGCGTTCGCCGCGCACGCGGTCGTCGAGTTGGGCATCACGCCAGGCGATTTGGCCAACCCGTGGGCGGCCGCGTTCTCGTCGGCGGTGTCGTTCACCATCGGCGCGTTGTTGCCGTTGGTGGCGATCCTGCTGCCCCCGACGACGCTCCGTGTCCCGGTCACGATGTTCGCGGTGCTGCTGGCATTGGCGATCACCGGCGTGGTGTCG
Proteins encoded in this region:
- a CDS encoding SDR family oxidoreductase codes for the protein MTTATPAQTWVITGASKGLGRALAEAALAGGDQVVAAVRNPDSVADLGTAYGDRFTAVAFDACDTSEAATLVQAAVDRYGGLDVLVNNAGRAIVGAAEEVTDAQLRDLMDLHLFGPAALVRAALPVMRAQGSGTIVQMSSQGGRMSFPGVSTYSASKFALEGWSEALAGEVAPFGIRVMLVEPSRFRTAFNAADVLDFTDASSTYRDVLAAVRADMAGADGKQEGDPAAAAQIIVSLVRSEDVPLRLPLGAEAVERLSATYQRGLDEVGQWATLARSADFADSAASARPI
- a CDS encoding TDT family transporter, encoding MTTDGPETARLQYFGPNWFASVMGTGIVATAAASLPVHLPGLRGFAEGVWVIATALLVLLIVAVSVQWVRHPTVARSQVRNPQMTHFYGAAPMALMTVGLGALLIGKDLIGTRFAVDLDWILWTAGTIGGLFTAMTIPFLMFTQLEVGPDAAFGGWLMPVVPPMVSAASGALLLPHLPPGTARTTMFYGCFAMFGLSLIAALIIITMIWSRLAHYGTSGSARVPTLWIVLGPLGQGITAAGLLGTAAASAISPELASGMNIFAVLFGVPVWGFAVLWISLASALTVRTMRRGMPFALTWWSLTFPVGTFVTGTSQLAAHTGLPAFRVAAVVAYVFLLCTWALVAVRTLRGSVGGSLFTPPPAPAAIHKDPK
- a CDS encoding VIT family protein — encoded protein: MAISSHDAEPHAGSVASKLNWLRAGVLGANDGIVSTAGIVVGVAAATAERGPIFTAGMAGLVAGAISMALGEYVSVSSQRDTEQALLAKEKRELKEDPAAELDELAGLLEGRGLSVSTARTAAEELTDHNAFAAHAVVELGITPGDLANPWAAAFSSAVSFTIGALLPLVAILLPPTTLRVPVTMFAVLLALAITGVVSARLGGAPVGKAVARNVIGGALALGATYLVGHLVGGVVA
- a CDS encoding MerR family transcriptional regulator gives rise to the protein MSSTDELMSRALAALGEMDGPMSIEVIHRLADTEGLSEPMTIAEVADLLDVSAHTLRYYERAGLVEVDRDSSGHRIYPPEAVRRLVFLTRMRLSGMAIRDLQHYIALVDGGEQTVPERLDMLLEHRDTIRRQIRELTLSLAATEYKIATYGGTTGDTC
- a CDS encoding TIGR03564 family F420-dependent LLM class oxidoreductase, whose translation is MVRYSQVTQTGLKEHPVQISIFGSLSGLKSPVDDTVAYLAQLRDEGFRRAWFAQMPYEPDLLTVLTVGLREVDGIEVGTGVLPIQNQLPMLLAQRALTISQMTGGRLLLGLGMTHQAVTEGMWGIPWDKPVRRLNEYLDGLLPLLNGEKADATGETVTTRGALIIPGAPTPPVYIAALGPKLLQIAGRRSSGTVTWMTGPKTLAGHVGPTLRQAAADAGRADAVRVVAAIPVAVTDDVDSARKQAAEQFAIYGHLPSYRAMLDREGYAGPEDIAIIGDEQTVRDRLAELEAAGVDEYVGVTFDPSAEGRARTRAVLKKLES
- a CDS encoding DUF488 domain-containing protein, whose translation is MIDTARVYDPVDPAQPPRVTVDRLWPRGIPKEDPRVGTWMPHVAPSNELRKWYHAHPGEFDKFAADYQAELADSEELAKLRSMGSVTLTTSAKDVSISHVAVLAALL